In the Palaemon carinicauda isolate YSFRI2023 unplaced genomic scaffold, ASM3689809v2 scaffold504, whole genome shotgun sequence genome, one interval contains:
- the LOC137637048 gene encoding uncharacterized protein, which translates to MEKLKKTRTTCRGWVTRASKALSDLLESSTTTISQFEYAIKEYNQRLAKLDEVQEALEIEVAEEELEQLLDEAHEFRTISVQPRIQAEDQIRKLAAAACPGSKAGSISGQSDITNVKLPKLELPKFSGEVTQWQSFWDQYNSHIDATDLPVIRKFTYLLSLLEGDARNVVKGLAHTSANYQVACKLLKERYHKPERIIFAHVQALLNGEVNINVSGPKGVAQLWKLRDDILIHIRSLEALGITGKQCEVFLTPIILSRLPSELRLEWARDGDGHESDLDWLLTFLDKEISRLERSEAFKGKSSIEVKKIENKSSKDKVYSAAALHASSKQENTMCSFCAKKHKSENCYGVLELSGKERGEKIRSLGLCFKCLKSGHMSRDCKARTRCTKCNGAHSTLMCGVRLEMNLKKEESEAKEGAIGSDKPGDVTLLTGQGGNCTILQTAKVQVSGSDGTVVTAQVMFDNGADRSYISSKFVKKCKPQWITSAPMPYSSFGGHSSGKNEHRNVYELKLWDSDKKVVRIIAAEIPRICQPLVRPIVPDSVLNSFSHVVLADDYHHDSPIEIDILIGLDFYWTLISPVDAFQINHVVAMKSLFGYVLSGRLYKTNDSCTYSVPQLLCISSVSDSDLCNFWDLETVGVKPREFVESYSETKVFKEFESTVKFVNGRYEVALPWKDDSAKERLLNNVAIAHKRLGRLMVKLEHDKELKKEYQKVFDSYESDHIIEEVPRQEISGVNPVYYMAHRPVVKLSSSSTKIRPVFDASACCYNGVSLNDCLSSGPSLNPDLVEVLIRFRRWPIAVTADIRKAFLQISVQEKDRDVHRFLWPRDDGTIRHMRFTRVPFGNTASPFLLNATIKHHLDKYPPTSVVQDLKANMYTDNWLSGADSAVEAADKFCEARSILADASMDLTKLVSNSLLITSQLCDKAPFINSDEPNTVLGLKWCNSLDSFSFDGINSDSFVEVVCTKRSILSVIAKIFDPLGLISPYVMYGKILFQELWKLGLTWDQEMPSELKLKFQRWLLSSEHFKNYQIDRCYFSPKAWGKLSHMELHGFGDASEKGYGACVYLRVPVENGSYKVSLVSSKSRVAPIKTITLPRLELMGCLLCSRLVNFVKNTLNLDNCVRVRCWTDSTIALSWIQRDVSKKDLFVANRVKEIRELTPPSCWQHCVSKDNPADLITRGLLADKLVDSTMWLYGPSMLKESQYQEREGNPVKYKDEIGIESTAVCLNVQGMPDNPLIDLDRYSKLSKVLRVTAYVLRFITNCRNSNNKVAGPLITEEIDFAKLKLIYCIQREMFSAEIKVLLGKKAIPQWSKLRNLDPFLDDKGLIRIRGRLEFSNLEYDTKHPVIIPKGQLAKLLIRFQHRFLKHAGVDTVISSLRNNFWIIGMRRLAKTVIKECLSCRWHDSKPCSQPVAPLPKERIRASPPFDVTGLDYAGPLFCADCPSKKFYVLLFTCGVVRAVHLELTESLSLPDCLLAIRRFVARRSLPSVIYSDNAKTFVAARYEVQRLYGHLAPKWNFIAPRAPWWGGWWERLIRSVKLALRKTLNLNYVSKSELETILVEIESCINSRPLTYVSDELDSIHYLTPSHFILGRAPHCKSLINVEPCKVTSRDLNEREVLRNKNLEHFWKIWSNNYITNLPQVVKGFNKKCDLSKGDLVLIKEDNLPRLKWPLGVIVDVFKGRDGLVRSVRLKTKKGEMTRPIQRLYNLEVGRSEDLITTDASCDDFERDVCDNPQMPIHTVSDEDVFPKSKSGRVIKPPTKLDL; encoded by the coding sequence ATGGAGAAGTTAAAGAAGACTAGGACTACATGTAGAGGGTGGGTGACAAGAGCTTCCAAGGCACTGAGTGACCTTTTGGAGTCTTCCACCACAACTATTAGTCAATTTGAGTATGCTATCAAGGAATACAACCAGAGACTAGCTAAGTTGGATGAAGTCCAAGAAGCATTAGAAATTGAGGTAGCTGAAGAAGAACTAGAACAACTTTTGGATGAAGCCCATGAGTTTAGAACAATAAGTGTGCAGCCTAGGATAcaagctgaagaccagataaggaAGTTAGCAGCAGCAGCGTGTCCTGGTTCTAAAGCTGGCAGTATAAGTGGACAGTCCGATATCACCAATGTCAAGTTACCCAAGCTGGAGCTACCGAAGTTTAGTGGTGAAGTGACCCAATGGCAGTCCTTCTGGGATCAATATAATTCCCACATCGATGCAACAGACCTTCCAGTGATTAGAAAGTTCACTTATTTGCTGTCTTTGCTGGAGGGAGATGCCAGGAATGTAGTGAAGGGACTAGCTCATACCAGTGCTAATTACCAGGTTGCCTGCAAACTACTGAAGGAACGCTACCACAAGCCAGAAAGGATTATTTTTGCTCATGTCCAGGCATTGTTAAATGGTGAGGTCAACATTAATGTCAGCGGACCCAAGGGTGTGGCACAGCTGTGGAAATTACGAGATGACATTCTAATACACATCCGCAGTTTGGAGGCGCTAGGCATCACAGGAAAACAATGTGAAGTGTTTCTTACACCTATCATCCTCTCCCGTTTGCCAAGTGAACTGCGGCTAGAGTGGGCCAGGGATGGTGATGGACATGAGAGTGATTTAGATTGGTTATTGACATTCTTAGACAAGGAAATTTCAAGATTAGAAAGGTCTGAAGCTTTTAAGGGAAAGAGTAGTAttgaagtaaagaaaattgaaaataagagttcTAAAGACAAGGTGTATTCAGCCGCAGCCCTTCATGCTTCGTCCAAGCAAGAAAACACAATGTGCAGCTTCTGTGCCAAGAAGCACAAATCGGAAAACTGTTATGGTGTGCTAGAATTGAGTGGAAAGGAGCGAGGTGAAAAAATAAGAAGTTTAGGCCTATGTTTCAAGTGTTTGAAGAGTGGACACATGTCAAGAGACTGTAAAGCTCGTACAAGGTGTACAAAGTGTAACGGTGCCCATTCTACCTTAATGTGTGGCGTTAGGCTGGAAATGAACCTTAAGAAGGAGGAAAGTGAAGCAAAGGAAGGTGCTATTGGCAGTGACAAGCCTGGCGATGTGACACTTCTAACAGGGCAAGGTGGTAACTGTACCATTTTACAAACTGCCAAAGTTCAGGTGAGTGGTAGTGATGGTACTGTTGTCACTGCTCAGGTAATGTTTGATAATGGTGCAGACAGGTCTTATATTAGTAGCAAATTTGTGAAGAAGTGTAAACCACAATGGATCACTAGTGCACCTATGCCATACTCTAGTTTTGGTGGTCATAGCAGTGGAAAAAATGAACACAGAAATGTTTATGAGTTAAAGTTGTGGGACTCTGACAAGAAAGTGGTACGTATTATTGCTGCGGAGATTCCCAGAATATGTCAACCCTTGGTTAGGCCTATTGTACCAGATTCAGTGCTTAACTCTTTCTCTCATGttgtattagctgatgattaccaccaTGATTCTCCCATTGAGATTGATATACTGATTGGTCTAGATTTCTACTGGACACTGATTTCTCCTGTAGATGCCTTCCAAATTAACCATGTCGTAGCCATGAAGTCTCTCTTTGGTTATGTCTTGAGTGGCAGGCTGTATAAAACCAATGACTCTTGTACCTACTCTGTACCACAATTATTGTGTATCTCCTCTGTTTCAGATTCAGATTTGTGTAATTTTTGGGATTTGGAAACTGTAGGGGTTAAGCCTAGGGAATTTGTTGAAAGTTATAGTGAAACCAAAGTTTTCAAAGAATTTGAGAGTACTGTGAAGTTTGTGAATGGTCGCTATGAGGTTGCACTGCCATGGAAGGATGATTCTGCTAAGGAAAGGCTTTTAAATAATGTTGCCATAGCCCATAAAAGGTTAGGTAGGCTAATGGTTAAGTTAGAACACGATAAGGAGCTTAAGAAAGAATATCAAAAAGTGTTTGATAGTTATGAGTCAGATCACATAATAGAAGAGGTACCAAGGCAGGAAATTTCAGGTGTGAATCCTGTGTACTATATGGCTCATCGTCCAGTAGTTAAATTAAGTAGTTCAAGTACTAAGATAAGACCTGTGTTTGATGCCTCTGCCTGTTGTTACAATGGTGTATCATTGAATGACTGTTTGTCCTCAGGCCCATCACTCAACCCTGACTTAGTTGAGGTGCTCATTCGTTTTCGTCGTTGGCCCATTGCTGTTACAGCTGATATAAGAAAGGCCTTTTTGCAAATTAGTGTacaagagaaagacagagatgttcatAGATTTTTGTGGCCAAGAGATGATGGTACAATACGGCACATGAGATTCACACGTGTACCCTTTGGTAACACAGCGAGCCCATTTCTGTTAAATGCCACAATCAAACATCATTTGGATAAGTATCCCCCAACTAGTGTAGTGCAAGATTTGAAGGCTAACATGTATACAGACAATTGGTTGAGTGGTGCGGATTCTGCTGTAGAAGCAGCTGATAAATTTTGTGAAGCCCGTAGCATTTTAGCTGATGCTAGTATGGACCTTACAAAACTTGTATCAAATAGTTTGCTAATTACTTCTCAGTTATGTGACAAGGCACCCTTTATAAATTCTGATGAACCCAATACTGTATTAGGCCTGAAGTGGTGTAACTCACTGGACAGTTTCTCCTTTGATGGCATAAACTCAGATTCCTTTGTAGAAGTAGTCTGTACTAAGCGAAGTATCCTTAGTGTGATAGCCAAGATTTTTGACCCTTTAGGGTTAATCAGTCCATATGTTATGTATGGCAAGATACTTTTTCAGGAACTCTGGAAACTGGGTTTGACTTGGGATCAAGAAATGCCATCAGAGTTGAAGCTAAAGTTTCAAAGATGGCTCCTTAGTAGTGAGCATTTTAAGAATTATCAGATAGATAGATGTTATTTTTCACCAAAGGCCTGGGGGAAGCTTAGTCATATGGAACTACATGGGTTTGGTGATGCCTCTGAAAAGGGCTATGGGGCTTGTGTGTACCTGCGAGTGCCTGTGGAGAACGGCTCATACAAGGTGTCATTAGTGTCCTCTAAGTCAAGAGTTGCTCCCATAAAGACAATTACATTGCCGAGGTTAGAACTCATGGGATGTCTTTTGTGTTCACGATTAGTCAACTTTGTGAAGAATACCCTTAACCTAGATAACTGTGTTAGAGTTAGGTGTTGGACAGATTCTACCATTGCTCTGTCATGGATTCAAAGAGATGTTAGTAAGAAGGACCTATTTGTAGCTAATCGGGTAAAGGAAATCAGAGAGTTAACACCTCCAAGTTGCTGGCAACATTGTGTAAGTAAGGACAATCCAGCTGACCTGATAACACGAGGTCTGTTGGCAGACAAGCTTGTGGATAGTACTATGTGGCTCTATGGGCCTAGTATGTTAAAAGAATCCCAATACCAGGAAAGGGAAGGTAACCCAGTTAAGTATAAAGATGAAATAGGCATAGAAAGTACTGCTGTCTGTCTTAATGTACAAGGCATGCCAGACAACCCGTTGATAGATTTAGATCGATACAGTAAATTAAGCAAGGTGTTGAGAGTTACAGCTTATGTCTTAAGATTTATCACAAATTgtagaaatagtaataacaaagTGGCAGGCCCTCTCATTACTGAAGAGATCGACTTTGCTAAGTTGAAGTTGATTTACTGCATCCAAAGAGAAATGTTTTCTGCAGAAATAAAGGTACTTTTGGGTAAAAAGGCTATCCCTCAATGGTCTAAATTAAGAAATCTTGACCCCTTTCTAGATGATAAAGGCTTAATAAGAATTAGGGGACGTCTTGAGTTTTCTAACTTGGAATATGACACTAAACATCCTGTTATAATTCCAAAGGGTCAATTGGCTAAACTGTTGATCAGATTTCAGCACAGGTTTTTAAAGCATGCAGGTGTGGATACCGTAATTTCATCCCTACGAAATAACTTTTGGATTATAGGAATGAGGAGATTAGCTAAGACAGTAATAAAGGAATGTTTAAGTTGCCGTTGGCATGATTCAAAACCTTGTAGTCAGCCTGTGGCTCCATTACCTAAAGAAAGAATAAGGGCTTCTCCACCCTTTGATGTAACAGGCTTAGATTATGCAGGCCCCCTCTTTTGTGCTGATTGTCCTAGTAAGAAATTTTATGTATTGTTGTTCACTTGTGGTGTTGTAAGAGCTGTACACCTAGAGCTTACAGAATCTTTATCCTTGCCTGACTGCTTATTGGCTATAAGAAGATTTGTTGCCAGGAGAAGTTTACCTAGTGTTATATATTCAGATAATGCAAAGACTTTTGTAGCTGCTAGGTATGAAGTACAAAGGCTGTATGGCCACTTGGCTCCCAAATGGAACTTTATTGCCCCTCGTGCTCCCTGGTGGGGGGGCTGGTGGGAGAGACTCATTAGGTCAGTTAAGCTTGCCTTGAGAAAGACACTGAATCTGAACTATGTAAGTAAGAGTGAATTAGAAACTATACTAGTAGAAATAGAGTCCTGTATTAATTCCAGACCATTGACCTATGTGAGTGATGAACTTGATTCCATTCATTATCTCACTCCATCACATTTTATCCTAGGAAGAGCCCCACAttgtaaatccttaataaatgttgAGCCATGTAAGGTGACTTCCAGGGACTTGAATGAAAGAGAAGTTTTAAGAAACAAGAACCTAGAACATTTTTGGAAAATTTGGAGTAACAATTATATAACCAATTTGCCTCAAGTTGTTAAAGGATTCAATAAAAAATGTGATTTGTCTAAGGGTGACCTTGTGTTGATAAAGGAGGATAACCTTCCTAGATTGAAGTGGCCTCTTGGGGTTATTGTAGATGTTTTTAAAGGTAGAGATGGACTTGTAAGAAGTGTAAGGCTCAAAACTAAAAAGGGAGAAATGACTAGACCCATTCAAAGATTGTATAATCTTGAAGTAGGTAGATCTGAAGATTTGATTACTACTGATGCATCCTGTGATGATTTTGAGAGAGATGTATGTGATAATCCTCAAATGCCTATCCATACTGTTAGTGATGAGGATGTATTTCCAAAGTCTAAGTCTGGTAGAGTAATTAAGCCTCCCACTAAGTTAGATTTATAA